The window gttcttatttcaattttcgTTTGAGTCTGATCGTCTGCTCTAGTGAAACTCGTTaagcaaaagaagagaaaacattaTGCTTGAtgagaacactttttttttggcattgcTTCATTGTGAATTTCAACGCACCCAATAACCAGGCTTTAGTCTGGTTTCTCATGTGTAGTTCTGTCTATCTTGTGCTTGTGCCTCCCACTTTATAAGTAATGATACTTCTTTTCCCTGTCCTCGCTAGAACAATCATTCTATACGcaccattttgttattttgttgcgCATTCTATCGATGCCCCTCATGAATATCTCTATGCTCTTCTCCTTGTATCGtcaaaatcaataacataacctgATTTCAAGAATGTGAAATTTTCATTGGCGATTTCTCAAAGAAAAGTATGTGTATGCTTAATTTTCAGCAAGGCGATGGAGAAGGTGATAAATAGTAAGGCGATGATTGAAGCTATTGGAGAACCAATTGAGAAAGGGCCATGGTACAGTGCTTCACTAGCCGTTTCTCACCAAAGGCACTCAGTGTCTTGTTCATTCCCTGTCATTGGACCACAAGGCACTGGAATCTTGCATCTGAAAGCTGTTCGCAATGGAGGTAAAAAAATTGTCTAAACGCAGCTAGTCTCTCCCAAGACAAATATGTGTTAGGATTAGGTAATCTGCATTAGCGAAATTATTGTACTCATTGGATTCccctttttttgctttgtttcttggCACAGAAGATAGCTTGTTGGGGTTTCTGAAGCAAAGGGACTGGGACATTCTGATGATGGACGCACTTGTCCATGTCCCCTCAAACGATGGACCCCAACAAACCTTGAGAATCAACATTTCTAACATGGTTGATCCTTCGCCTGGTATCGACAACAATAAGCCTTCGGAACCACAAGAAGAGCTAAAACGAGAGAGAACGCTGTGTGATGATGTACGCACGCTTCCGTCGTGGAGCTCCTGGCTAGGGTTTTATTTCATTCTTGTGGAGCAACAGAGAATTGAATCTTGTTgatttactaataaataatgAACACTTGAGTATACAAAAGTTGAATACATGATTGGTAATAATAACAAGTCTAGTGAATACAACAGCAGCATTGCTGTTATGTGTGTATACAATGTATTTGTCTAATACTAAACCTTCTCAAGTCCTAAATAATTGCATCAATCTTTAATTTCGaaatcattataaattaatttaagatCATTTCTATAAGGTGCCCCTTCACATCCAATCGTAGTGAAGTGAGAGAGTGATCTCAAATCcctaaaagaggaagaagaggaaggaacGGTCGCTTACGCCGTCACCAGAACCAACCCCAAATCCGTCACTTCCGGATGATTTGATAGTGAGCATCTTAGCCCGCGTCTCGCGATCGTATTACCCAAATCTCTCCTTAGTCTCCAAAAGCTTCCGATCAATCCTTGCTTCACCGGAGCTTTACCACACCCGAACACTCTTAAGCCGCACCGAGACTTTTCTCTATGTTTGCTTAAGCTTTCCTGATGAAGCTACCGGAAGCctaatcaaaccctaaccaGTCACACCactaggaagaagaagaagaagaagaagaagaagaagaagaagaagaagaagaagaagaagaaagatgatgattcAGGTATCAATCTTTTTGCTCCAACCCCAATTCTCAACTCTGCTCCTGTGGAATGGTCTTTTCTCGTTGCTGTTGGTTCTAATCTTTACGCCATTACCGCTGCAATGGAAGATTCTCAGTGCTCTAGTGTTTGGTTTCTTGACTGTCGAACTCACACTTGGCTTGAATCTCCAAGAATGCGACTGGCTCACACCAATAGTAACTTTGATGGGACTATGTATTTAGCAGGAAGCTCTGAGAGTCCAGATTCTTTGAACTGTGTTGAAGTGTACAACACAAGTACTCAAATTTGGAATCCCGTGCCGTCCAGAAAACGAGTATTTAAATTCGAAGCTATGGAAGGAAAGATTTACTTGAACCTTCCTGTAAAGTCTACTAAGGAGGCTGTGGCTTTAAAGCCAAAGGTTTGGACTTGGGAAGCGTTAGCATTGGAGACTGATTTGGATCGTGGCTCTATTTGTATGATAGATAACATATTCTATCATTATGACCCTATTGTAAGGTTTATATGTAGAAAAACTGAAGGAGCAGATTGGATAAAGTTAGATGAGCTACCTAAGTTTGCTAGATATAGTACTGTTAAATTGGCGGAGTATGGTGGTAAGCTGGTTGTTTTGTGGGACAAATATGTGCCTGCAAGTGGGTATGAGGAGAAGATGATTTGGTGTGCAGAGATTTCGCTTGAAAGACGCAACAAGGAAGAGATTTTGGGGAAGGTCGTGTGGTTTGATGCAGTTCTTACAGTCCCTAAGTCTTACAAATTCGTGTCTGCTAAATCTGCTACTGTTTGACAGGTTTGAACGTAATGTATCTGGTTATACCGCTTTTCTTTTTCCGGGACTTGTCTGTCTTTATGATAAACCTGTAACTCGTTCTGCTACTGTTTGATGAATGATGCCAAGAGACTAGCGGGTAATGTCCCTTTTTGTTCTGAAATATGTGTTGCAAAATGTCTATTTATGTGACTAGTATGACGAATGCTTGTCTTGTGCTTTTAGCGGGCATTTGTTTTTACCGTAAACATATGCACTCACTTTATCACACTTGTTCAATCATTTAGTTTAAGAAAGATCAACTACCAAAACTATGGTTTTAGACTCGTTTAAACCACACAACACAGTATCACACTTACAATTATAAGGtacttaaaaccaaaaaaaattataaggtaTTAGACTGACCTACACGCATTCTTCAAAAAAACTACATCGGTTCTTGAAGCTAAAGAGTAATTACTATAACACAATTAAACAAGCGCTGACTTCAGTAAGAAAACTTGAAAAGGGTcacttcttattattaatttctgTGGGTAACTGATacaacaaaaatctcaaaacaaacTTATCTCTATGAAACTGAAGAAACTACATTTGATAccaatacaacaaaaataaatcattttttttgtccgTATAATAGTAACCGAAAACTATATCCCAAACCTTAACAAAATGTGGTTTATGTCTCATTGTGTCTTATCTCTCTGCTCACTCTTCCATGAATTCTTAGCTGCATCTGCTGAAATAGCCGTGCCTCCATTGCCATCGTTGCTGCCATCTTCTCCAGGCTTTGGTTTGGAGAAGAACGGGTCCCACACATGGCCCCCCGCTTCCCGTTGGCCTTCCTCCAGCAACGCATACTTCCAGCTGTTCTCCTCCACGAAGTAGTCATACTCGGTTCGGCCCTCGATCATGTTCTTCCTTAACCGAGTCACCTTGTCTATCACAGCCTGTACCGAGACGTCAAATGCATCTTTTTGCGTCTCCAGTTCTGATCTCGGGTCTGCGTAGATCAGCCTTGGGATGAGGTTGATGACATTCTCTCTCATTATCTTGACCTGCTCGGCTGGAATCTGGAGGAGTCGCTCCTCGATGCTAATGTTTCTCTTCCGAACATCATCCTCGGGGATGAACACCGAGTAGGTTGTGTAGTTCTTGGGTAGATGCCACGTGTATTGAGTGTAGGCTGAGCCCGGATGGAAGAAGACCGGTATACAACCGGCAAGCATCGAGTCAAACGCCGATCTTCGGGTGTAAGAGTCTCCCTGTGGCTGCAGACAGAAGAGAGAGCTTTGAAACATTTGCATAATGCTGCTTGGTGCATGACATTTGCTCTCCCCAAAGTCGCATTCTAATAACTTGCCAACATTTGAGTTTCGGCATTGATCAATGATCTGCCCTCTGATGGATTTCGGATTGTCGGGTCGTGGGGCTCCTGCAAATGAGAAAAGCCACTTCCTTTCCAGGTTTCTCATCCGGTCTTGCCATTCAAAAACCTCTGCGTCCTTTGCTGGGTGGAAATAGGTTGGGTACGGGATCCCAAAATCATTTGCATTCCATGGGCTCGACTCAACCACAAGCATAGACATGTTCTTGGCAGCCGGTAAGAAGAGAAGCTTGTTGCCCcaatcagtttcttcttcagacAATCTCCTGAAATCCCACGTTATCCTACCTGCCACAAGGAAATGATCTTTTCCTCTCATTATTTCCCACTCAGGCCTCTTCATGAGCCAATCGACCAACTCAAGCGAAGCAGCATCCCTTCTTGAGATATTGTATCCCCACAGGTACCTAGCAATGTCGAATCCAGCATAGAACGGCACAAAGATGGCAGCAGCAAGAGAAGAATCATTCGTCAAGCATTTATACTGCTTCATCCGGTTGCTGAATATCACATCAACAGCAAACTGATTAGTCGCGTACCAGCCTTCATCCGAGAAGACACCTTCAACATTCTCAAGCGGCGGGCCAAGGCCAGCATTGGTTGTGAACTTGCACATGTTAGTCCAGAGACTAAGCTTCTTACAGTCTCTAAGCATATCCTCATTGAACTTGGAGGGTAGATCATGAACATAAATATACTTCCCTCCACAGGGGTCACTCTTGTTGTCTACTGTCTTCAACGCTCTTATAAACGAAAACTCCTGTTTCTGCACGCTCTCAACAATTCTAGGAGGCTTGGTAAAGGTGGACACAGAGTTCGCTACTGGAGCAGGAGGGAGTACTACTGGCTTATCGATGGTAACTAAAGGCTCTTTGGGAGGTTTCGACGGAGCTGCATGAGGCTCGATAGGGAATTTATCAACCCGAAGAGAGACTGATGAAGGCTGAGACTGAGCATAGCTAGGTTGCAACTGGATCTGTTTATCAATGCTACTGCTTCCTCCTAAGACAACAAAATGGAAGTACAACAACAATGCCCAGAAAAAGAGTGATAAAGCAACCAACACACAGATTCGATTAGTCTGATTCTTCCCATTTCCCTTCTCCATCGGCTCTGTAGGAGCAACTTCTGCAGAGCGACGCCTCATAGCAACCCTCGGAATCATATAGAGTGTACGAGATCACAACATCGATAATAAGATACAATAgatcaaactccaaaaaaaaaactaagttcCCAAATCCTAAAGAGCAGACCCAACTACGATCAAAGCTAAAAGAAGCTAACTTTGCACGAGATCGAAGTAGTTGAAGCTAAATCGTAGCTCAGGAGCAGAGAAAACTCCAGAAAGGAACCAGATTTGAGAAAATGCAGAAGTGTACCGACAAGGATCCGCGAGAGACGGAGCTAcgaggaagaaagaaaagattacaGCTTTTTTGATTGATCATTCAAGAAAAGATCTAGAGATGTGTGaaagtaaagatttttttaaaacattgaagAGGCCAAGATCGATGAATTAAAGACCTGGCTTTGAGCTGGTCTCATCACCGTCAatgggagaaagagagaagtagTAGTTGCTGTATTTGTAATTGAAAGCGCACGTTAGCCGGACGGCTAAATCTGCGCCGGcagttttttccttcttctagtTGTCGGTGACCAGTGGGACCTTGCCACGTGTGTTGACATGTCGGCTTCAAGTGTCGGTGACGTCAGCTGATAAACCCTCTTTGGACTCTTTGACTTTCAACCTTTGGCTCGTAGCGTGATTCCGAGTCTCCGACGAGCGTGTGGGTATGGCTCCACGTGTAATCATGTGAGTCGTTCGTAGCGTAATGTACGTTGGAAAGATCACGTTGTAACATGATGATTACTTCAAGTTTCAAGCTCCTTGTTTaacgtctctctctctagtagtattaattaattatttcaatGCATGTTAACTactatttcaatatgaaataaGTTTTGGAACTAAATCGTTTTGTTGGGACCAAATATATCTCTCAACTCATGATGATGTACAACTACTGATTACAGTTGGTATATAAAGCAAATGATGAATAGCCTTTTGCAAACCTACATCACATAAACTAATCAAGTCGTATGTACTACTAATTTGTACGACCAAAATGCTCCAAACTGACTTGTTTGTAAGGGTCGAATATGAGAAAGTGACATTCGAGTGCAAAACCTTTTTCACCACTTTATTGTTTTGAtgagtaaataaatattttgagcgAATTGATGATATCTTATGTGCTGTTTTCGTTTGtgtaaatatgaaaaactaGTACTACTGTATGATTTTGTTTAGGTGGTATGTACGCAGTACGCTCCTAGAGAAATCATATTTCTACAAGTCTATAGTAGATAAATAAGTAAACTCGAATAATCAAACTCAATAATAGATTGTTTTATATTCATGTCAACCCGAATTAGGATATTTACATTCGAACTTCCAAAATGTTTGACGTCTATGTCGGgattaattgtttaaatgttGAAATGTTCAAGGGGAAGAGTCCACGCTTTCAATGTAATCACTCATAGAGTCATAAGCcaatataaccaataaataaccaacaaaaagaaaagagcaaaaatatatacttagaAACTTTAAGAGACAAACGTGGCTTGTGGGAGTGGGGAAGTTTGTGCTCCCCAATGTTTCATCTCACATGGATACCACAAAGGACTTGCAAGAAAAAATTTATACTCTctctttaaaataattgaagagAGTAATGGACTAGCATTAACTCTTTTCcaaccataaaaataaaatccaatttttgattctttaattatttgttacaattGCTCAACATGTAAGGGTGATTTGCAAAAGTGAGGTTTCAATATTGTACAAATTCCTAAtttaagatacatatatatatatatatatatatatatatgtcctcgGAAGATTCTTCGAACGAGATCGTGGTCTTCTAATCATCTAATGGGTGAATGGGCAAATGCatatttagaaaagaaagattCTAGCTAATTGATATCTACTTGATTTTTATTCGTCAAATCGGTACTTAAATAGTTATAATCCCCTAGCTGAAATTCTAATTGGTACGGAGTACTTTATAGTTGTAATCCTAGCCTCGTAACTTTCGTCACGTTTGCCCCACTATAGTCCTACGCCATTTACATGATTGGGCTATAGCATTGATCTTAATCTCAATCTTGAATAATGTGAATACAACATGAGATGTAATCTAAAATTTAGACCACAGATAAGTAACTGAGGAAATAATTAAGGACGGAAGGATCACTCTTACTTCTTAGCATGATCATCTGTTGATGGGGAGATCTATACGGAATCAGTTTTTTGCCAGAAccaagaggagaagaagagaatgagtaCTAGAACGATGTTAAAGAGACAGACCAAGCATAGCCCAACATTCATCAGCGTCATCTCCTTCTGTTTAGATCCGTCATCATCACGGGTCATTTTAACATCTTGGATATGGAGATGAACACCGGGATCTCTTAGCTTAACCTCGCTACTGAGCAAAGCTGACCCACACGTTGCTTGAACGTTGCTGTTCACGTAGATGTTGATCCTGCAACCACTTTGACTCGCTATGTCTACATCCCTAGGTGCTACCATCACCGCCCCAACATTTCTCCCGTTCAAGTTGATTCCACCAAAATCGGATTCAGGACCAGGATAGTCTCCTTCATCTTCCATTTTGGGATACGTACTGCAAAATGATTCTGTTCTATCCCTCCAGTTTCATGATATTGGCTCTATATGCTTTGCTTGGTATTTGAGGTTTCCTAAAGTTCTTTACTGTTTTTTACACCTAGAAGCAAAGTTATATATTCTACGGTTTGCATAACTAGATTCCTTACCCGCCCCAACAACTCATGGGTGCCGGGTGCCAATGGCTCCATATCCATGACTAGATTCTAAAGATAGGTAAATGGGTATCAATGTTTCAATATCTGTACATAACCAAGTTGAATACCCTCTTGACCATGTAAAGGAAACTTCAAATCACTCAGGGTTTAAACTCTATTGCACACAGATACAAGTTGAACCATTTTTGCGCAACATACAACACCAAACTAAATGGAATTCAAAGACGAAAGCATATGGCTTTAGTTATACTCAAGAGCAAAGTCGGGACATGGAGTTCGAAACGAACCAGATACTGCATAATTTCTAAGGGGCCAAATCGCCCCATCAAGAAAGATAATGTCCCCTCTCTAACTTATAATGATGTTGATgtgttataattttttccagAACACAACAAAGAGGAGGACCCGTTTATTATTGACAAAAGTAAATGAAAGGCATCAACATACCAAATCTGGTTTCCGCGATTTCATTGTGACACTTGCATGAAAAAATTAGTCCAGGAAATGACCTTTGAGCAGAAGCAGCATCAAGGATAGAAGTCTGTTGGTATCTTTTCACTGACAGTAGAACCGAAGTTAGGACCGCCCTTGCGATATTGGATAAGAAACTCGACCGGATATCCTTTCAATTTATGGGGGACAAGGTCCAAATCCTGAAACTTCAAGGCTGAAACAGCAATTGTTGTATAATAAAGAGTGAGAATCAGTCAATTCAAGGAAAAGAACTCAGTTTACTTCTATGAATAATGACTAACCATTGTCGGATACAAGTGTATCGGTTGTAAGTGTATTGATTTGATCCAGATTGAAGATCTGAGGAGAGGGTAAGGGGAAAGGGACTTTGTTCACCATGAAGTCCCTAGGAGCCGCCATTGCCTGGAACAGATTGTGACACATGTGAAATCAGTATTActtcaagaagaaaagaaaaatagttggAGTTTCTACCATAAAAAGTGCACGGTTATGATCTTTTACCTTGGCTATTGGAAATGGAAGATTCACATACCGAGGCCATTCACGAATCATATCATACATGATCTCTGCCTACAAGAAACACATGGAAATCAAAACCACTGAGCTGCCACTGTGACAGAGAACATGAAGGATTATAAGAATTTACCAACTCATGAGTGGTAAAGACATCTGGACCACCCAATTCATATGTTTTCCCCATGCTGGAGCCATCATCCTTTAGAGCTGCAACGATTGCAGCAGCAACATCAACCACATAAACAGGCTGAAATCTGCAATGGAGTTATTGTCAGGGAAGGAACCAGGTCTACATTGTAATAGCTACTATGAACCGGTGAATAGAATTGCACAAAGGATGTAAGACGTACTTGGTGGTCCCACCACCTATGAGCGGAAGGAAACCATATTTTTTAACGAACATTGACCAGGGGTTCAAGATTCTGTCTTCTGTACCAATCATGGTTGCAGGTCTCATGATGGTGGCCTAGGAAACACACATACATCAGGAATTGACTAGAAGCATACTAATGAtgataaaaactttatataaaccaTCCCAGGTACgctttttttgctttaaaaacttatgagattttagaatttTCTAATAACACCATCTACGGGTTTTCCAGTTCTGCACAAGATCTCTAAAAAAGTAGGGAAGtgcatataataaataaaacattatgatgATTTATGATGATAATTACAAAAGAGAGACTCATGTGAGCCAAAAAGGCGGTATAAGTTTACCTCAGGCAGCGCACTCAAGACAGCTTCCTCAGCAGCAGCCTTTGCTCTCTGCATTCTTGAAGGAGATGACATTGAAGCTCCTAGGCAAGAAACTTGAATATATCTCATTATCCCCCCGTGTTCCTTAGCCACCTGAAACAACATATCCACAAAGCCCCAAGTTAATTAGACATAACCAAAAGAGCAGCTAATAGCAGAGCATATCCTCCTGACAGTTAAACATATGTTACTTATTTCAAAAGTAAGCAACAAAAATGAAACCTGTTCACCACTTTTATTGGAGACAACTCAACAGGATTCAAATACATACCAATGCAAGTTTCTCAGCAATATGATGGTTCACATCCTCAAAACTGAAATTTCTGGTCTCGTACTCTCTTCCTGAGGATTAGATTAAATATCATCCAAAAAACAAAGGAACAGTACTggtttttataaagatttaa is drawn from Camelina sativa cultivar DH55 chromosome 1, Cs, whole genome shotgun sequence and contains these coding sequences:
- the LOC104701788 gene encoding uncharacterized protein LOC104701788 isoform X3: MFARRLTSSFFKGSSTSSSSDKTGKAGTLGSFGRKAVSFVLITVTGGVALSALDDLSIYHGCSSKAMEKVINSKAMIEAIGEPIEKGPWYSASLAVSHQRHSVSCSFPVIGPQGTGILHLKAVRNGEDSLLGFLKQRDWDILMMDALVHVPSNDGPQQTLRINISNMVDPSPGIDNNKPSEPQEELKRERTLCDDVRTLPSWSSWLGFYFILVEQQRIESC
- the LOC104701830 gene encoding uncharacterized protein LOC104701830, with the translated sequence MEDEGDYPGPESDFGGINLNGRNVGAVMVAPRDVDIASQSGCRINIYVNSNVQATCGSALLSSEVKLRDPGVHLHIQDVKMTRDDDGSKQKEMTLMNVGLCLVCLFNIVLVLILFFSSWFWQKTDSV
- the LOC104701788 gene encoding uncharacterized protein LOC104701788 isoform X2, whose product is MFARRLTSSFFKGSSTSSSSDKTGKAGTLGSFGRKAVSFVLITVTGGVALSALDDLSIYHGCSRFLITADTNLTMICYQWDGFIDIRINFERQRNLNSCKAMEKVINSKAMIEAIGEPIEKGPWYSASLAVSHQRHSVSCSFPVIGPQGTGILHLKAVRNGDSLLGFLKQRDWDILMMDALVHVPSNDGPQQTLRINISNMVDPSPGIDNNKPSEPQEELKRERTLCDDVRTLPSWSSWLGFYFILVEQQRIESC
- the LOC104701788 gene encoding uncharacterized protein LOC104701788 isoform X4 translates to MFARRLTSSFFKGSSTSSSSDKTGKAGTLGSFGRKAVSFVLITVTGGVALSALDDLSIYHGCSRFLITADTNLTMICYQWDGFIDIRINFERQRNLNSCKAMEKVINSKAMIEAIGEPIEKGPWYSASLAVSHQRHSVSCSFPVIGPQGTGILHLKAVRNGEDSLLGFLKQRDWDILMMDALVHVPSNDGPQQTLKS
- the LOC104701839 gene encoding NADH dehydrogenase [ubiquinone] 1 alpha subcomplex subunit 9, mitochondrial translates to MQAVSRRLVQRPLAGGASICSSSSLRSLYGFSNHLNGTDNRRYASSLANKGGVGHLARKGTGGRSSVSGIVATVFGATGFLGRYLVQQLAKMGSQVLVPFRGSEDSPRHLKLMGDLGQVVPMKFDPRDEDSIKAVMAKANVVINLIGREYETRNFSFEDVNHHIAEKLALVAKEHGGIMRYIQVSCLGASMSSPSRMQRAKAAAEEAVLSALPEATIMRPATMIGTEDRILNPWSMFVKKYGFLPLIGGGTTKFQPVYVVDVAAAIVAALKDDGSSMGKTYELGGPDVFTTHELAEIMYDMIREWPRYVNLPFPIAKAMAAPRDFMVNKVPFPLPSPQIFNLDQINTLTTDTLVSDNALKFQDLDLVPHKLKGYPVEFLIQYRKGGPNFGSTVSEKIPTDFYP
- the LOC104701788 gene encoding uncharacterized protein LOC104701788 isoform X1, whose translation is MFARRLTSSFFKGSSTSSSSDKTGKAGTLGSFGRKAVSFVLITVTGGVALSALDDLSIYHGCSRFLITADTNLTMICYQWDGFIDIRINFERQRNLNSCKAMEKVINSKAMIEAIGEPIEKGPWYSASLAVSHQRHSVSCSFPVIGPQGTGILHLKAVRNGEDSLLGFLKQRDWDILMMDALVHVPSNDGPQQTLRINISNMVDPSPGIDNNKPSEPQEELKRERTLCDDVRTLPSWSSWLGFYFILVEQQRIESC
- the LOC104701822 gene encoding xyloglucan galactosyltransferase MUR3-like is translated as MIPRVAMRRRSAEVAPTEPMEKGNGKNQTNRICVLVALSLFFWALLLYFHFVVLGGSSSIDKQIQLQPSYAQSQPSSVSLRVDKFPIEPHAAPSKPPKEPLVTIDKPVVLPPAPVANSVSTFTKPPRIVESVQKQEFSFIRALKTVDNKSDPCGGKYIYVHDLPSKFNEDMLRDCKKLSLWTNMCKFTTNAGLGPPLENVEGVFSDEGWYATNQFAVDVIFSNRMKQYKCLTNDSSLAAAIFVPFYAGFDIARYLWGYNISRRDAASLELVDWLMKRPEWEIMRGKDHFLVAGRITWDFRRLSEEETDWGNKLLFLPAAKNMSMLVVESSPWNANDFGIPYPTYFHPAKDAEVFEWQDRMRNLERKWLFSFAGAPRPDNPKSIRGQIIDQCRNSNVGKLLECDFGESKCHAPSSIMQMFQSSLFCLQPQGDSYTRRSAFDSMLAGCIPVFFHPGSAYTQYTWHLPKNYTTYSVFIPEDDVRKRNISIEERLLQIPAEQVKIMRENVINLIPRLIYADPRSELETQKDAFDVSVQAVIDKVTRLRKNMIEGRTEYDYFVEENSWKYALLEEGQREAGGHVWDPFFSKPKPGEDGSNDGNGGTAISADAAKNSWKSEQRDKTQ
- the LOC104701812 gene encoding F-box/kelch-repeat protein At5g48990-like; this encodes SYRKPNQTLTSHTTRKKKKKKKKKKKKKKKKKKKDDDSGINLFAPTPILNSAPVEWSFLVAVGSNLYAITAAMEDSQCSSVWFLDCRTHTWLESPRMRLAHTNSNFDGTMYLAGSSESPDSLNCVEVYNTSTQIWNPVPSRKRVFKFEAMEGKIYLNLPVKSTKEAVALKPKVWTWEALALETDLDRGSICMIDNIFYHYDPIVRFICRKTEGADWIKLDELPKFARYSTVKLAEYGGKLVVLWDKYVPASGYEEKMIWCAEISLERRNKEEILGKVVWFDAVLTVPKSYKFVSAKSATV